The Flavipsychrobacter sp. genome contains the following window.
CAACAGTGTATTCTTCTTATTGATAACAGTAGCAAGTGTCTTCATTCAAGCTGCGGCGTCTTTGGCGCACGGTGGATGGATAGTTGCTTACAAAAGAGTACCTGAGGCTATTGGTGCCAATGTATGGGTATTCGGTATTATCGCAGCTGTTATACTACTTTTCATCGCTTTTGGTCTTGATGTACATGGCCATAACCCTATATATCACTGGGTACACCCTGAAGGTGATGCAATTTTAGAAGGTAAGTCTTCATTTTTGAACCCAACAATGTTTACCATCTTTACGGTAGTAACAATTGGTCTTTGGTCTTACTTCGGAATTAAGTTTAGAACGCTTTCTCTATCAATGGAAAAAGCGCCGACTAATAGCACTAAAATATATTTCACTACACTTAAGTGGGGTGCAGGTTTCTTATTAGTATACGCACTAACACAAATGAGTACTGCTCCTTGGATGTGGATCATGAGTATAGATGCGCACTGGTATTCTACAATGTTTAGCTGGTATACCTTCGCTAGTGCCTTCGTAAGTGGTATGGCTATTATCTTCTTATTCGTTGTAATGTTGAAGAACAATGGTCAATTATCTATAGTTAATAAAGAGCACATACACGATCTAGGTAAATTTATCTTTGCATTTAGTGTATTCTGGACTTATGTATGGTTTGCACAGTACATGTTGATATGGTACGGTAACATTCCTGAGGAGACTACTTACTTCAAGATCCGTCAACAAGGACCTTACAGCTTGATATGGTACTCTGTATTCATCATCAACTTCTGTATGCCGATCATCATTTTGATGTCTCGTCCGAGTAAACGTAACTATTTCACATTGACGTTTATGGCAATGATTGTCATTTTCGGTCACTGGTTAGACTTTTATATAATGACAATGCCTGGCCCATTAGGTAAAAACTGGCATTTGAACTGGTATGAATTAGGTGTGTTTGCAGGTTTCATAGGTATATTGATATTTAGTGTGACACGTTCACTTGCTAAGCATAATCTAGTACCACTGAATAACCCATTGCTGAAAGAAGCTGTAATACACGAAAGTTAATACTGAAGTGTATTTAAGCGGAGCGTAGAAATTGAATAACATTAATAAGTAAATACAAGATAAACTGACTATGTCGGGACTTATTTTAACATTATTGGTAGCGCTGGTATTCATTATCATATACCAAATAGCGCAAGCAAGCGAATTAACAGCTGTTCTTCGCGGTGAGGAAAATGTAAAGCATAGAACCAACCGTATCATAGCGATATTGTTGGTAGCCTTTTTCTTCCTTGGCCTTTGGGGTATTTGGGAATGTCATGAAATGTTGATTGACAAAATGCTTCCTGTTTCAGCATCAGAGCATGGTGTTCAGTATGATAACATGCTTAAGATGACACTTTGGGTAACAGGTATCGTATTCTTTGTAACTCAGGCTATTCTATTCTGGTTTGCATGGAAATACCAAAGCAGTGAGAAACGTAATACTTCTTTCTTCTACCCGCACAACAACAAGCTAGAGCTAGTATGGACTACTATCCCTGCTATTGCAATGGCAATTCTTGTGGCTTTTGGTTTGAAGAACTGGATGACAATGACTGATGAAGCTCCTAAGGATGCACAAGTAGTTGAGGTTGTTGGTAAGCAATTCAACTGGATAATGCGTTACCCTGGTGCTGATGGTGTTTTAGGGAAAAGAGACTTTAGAAACATCAACGATGCTGATAATATTCTAGGTTTAGACTGGGAAGATAAGAGCAATGATGATGATGTAGTGATACAAAATGAGCTTCACCTTATAAAAGGTAAGCCGGTAAAACTAATTATAGGTTCAAGGGACGTAATACATGATGTTGGTTTACCTCATTTCCGTCTTAAGATGGACGCGGTACCTGGTATTATTACAACAATGTGGTTCACTCCTCAGTATACAACAGAGGAAATGAAGAGCATGACTAATAATCCTGATTTCGTTTACGAGATCTCTTGCGACCAAATGTGTGGTAAAGGACACTACTCTATGAGGGGTATTGTGATAGTGCATACGCAAGAAGAATATGATGCTTGGATGGCAGAGCAAAAAAGCTATAAAGCATTAAATAGCGCTGAGGTTGCTGAAGAACCTGCAACTGAAGCTACAGAAGAAAAAACTGATAGTGTTAACGCAATAACGATGAAGTAAATCGGTCAAAAAAACAAGCTAAGACCAAAAAAAGTGTAAAAAATGAGCGACGTTATCATTCAAGGAACTAATACAGCGCACACACACGATGCGCATGATCATGGTCATGACCACCATGAGCAGCACTTCATCACGAAGTATATCTTTAGCCAAGATCACAAGATTATTGCTAAGCAATTTCTTGTAACTGGTATTATATGGGCTGTAATAGGCGCATTAATGTCTGTATTCTTCCGTTTGCAATTAGGTTTCCCTGAGCAAACTTTCCCTATTATGGAAAGCTTCCTTGGCGAGTGGGCTAAAGGCGGAAAACTAGATCCAGAATTTTATTATGCATTGGTAACAATGCACGGTACTATATTAGTATTCTTTGTATTGACGGCAGGTTTGAGTGGTACATTCGCCAACCTGCTCATTCCACTTCAAATTGGAGCACGTGATATGGCGTCGCCATTCATGAACATGTTATCTTACTGGTTCTTCTTCTTAGCTAGTATTTTAATGTTTGTTTCTCTATTTGTTCAAACTGGTCCTGCATCAGGTGGATGGACAACATATCCTCCATTGAGTGCATTGAAAGAAGCTTCTTTAGGTTCTGGCTTAGGTATGGATCTATGGTTGACTAGTATGGCACTATTCGTAGTTTCGTCATTACTAGGTGGTCTTAACTATATCTCTACTATCCTTAATATGCGTACTAAGGGTATGACGATGACTCGTATGCCACTTACTATATGGGCATTGTTCTTCACAGCGGTATTAGGTGTATTATCTTTCCCTGTATTATTATCAGGTTTCGTACTACTTATATTTGACCGTAATTTCGGAACAAGCTTCTACTTATCAGAAATATTCATTGCTGGTAAAGCGCTACCACATGTAGGTGGTTCTGCAATTCTTTACCAACACTTATTCTGGTTCTTAGGTCACCCAGAGGTATACATCATTATGCTTCCTGGTATGGGTATGGCGTCAGAGATATTATCTAACCACTCACGTAAGCCTATTTTCGGTTACTTGGCGATGATCATATCATTGATCGGTATTACAGTACTTGCCTTCTTGGTATGGGCGCACCACATGTTCGTAACAGGTATGAGTCCTTTCTTAGGGTCTATATTCGTACTACTTACGTTATTAATCGCCGTACCATCAGCAGTTAAGGTATTTAACTGGTTAACAACTATTTGGAGAGGT
Protein-coding sequences here:
- a CDS encoding quinol:cytochrome C oxidoreductase; amino-acid sequence: MNERFEIPARLRNTSIILMVVGVLVLLIGALLPADSALHVDKTRFWTVLLHNSVFFLLITVASVFIQAAASLAHGGWIVAYKRVPEAIGANVWVFGIIAAVILLFIAFGLDVHGHNPIYHWVHPEGDAILEGKSSFLNPTMFTIFTVVTIGLWSYFGIKFRTLSLSMEKAPTNSTKIYFTTLKWGAGFLLVYALTQMSTAPWMWIMSIDAHWYSTMFSWYTFASAFVSGMAIIFLFVVMLKNNGQLSIVNKEHIHDLGKFIFAFSVFWTYVWFAQYMLIWYGNIPEETTYFKIRQQGPYSLIWYSVFIINFCMPIIILMSRPSKRNYFTLTFMAMIVIFGHWLDFYIMTMPGPLGKNWHLNWYELGVFAGFIGILIFSVTRSLAKHNLVPLNNPLLKEAVIHES
- a CDS encoding cytochrome c oxidase subunit II, which gives rise to MSGLILTLLVALVFIIIYQIAQASELTAVLRGEENVKHRTNRIIAILLVAFFFLGLWGIWECHEMLIDKMLPVSASEHGVQYDNMLKMTLWVTGIVFFVTQAILFWFAWKYQSSEKRNTSFFYPHNNKLELVWTTIPAIAMAILVAFGLKNWMTMTDEAPKDAQVVEVVGKQFNWIMRYPGADGVLGKRDFRNINDADNILGLDWEDKSNDDDVVIQNELHLIKGKPVKLIIGSRDVIHDVGLPHFRLKMDAVPGIITTMWFTPQYTTEEMKSMTNNPDFVYEISCDQMCGKGHYSMRGIVIVHTQEEYDAWMAEQKSYKALNSAEVAEEPATEATEEKTDSVNAITMK
- a CDS encoding cbb3-type cytochrome c oxidase subunit I encodes the protein MSDVIIQGTNTAHTHDAHDHGHDHHEQHFITKYIFSQDHKIIAKQFLVTGIIWAVIGALMSVFFRLQLGFPEQTFPIMESFLGEWAKGGKLDPEFYYALVTMHGTILVFFVLTAGLSGTFANLLIPLQIGARDMASPFMNMLSYWFFFLASILMFVSLFVQTGPASGGWTTYPPLSALKEASLGSGLGMDLWLTSMALFVVSSLLGGLNYISTILNMRTKGMTMTRMPLTIWALFFTAVLGVLSFPVLLSGFVLLIFDRNFGTSFYLSEIFIAGKALPHVGGSAILYQHLFWFLGHPEVYIIMLPGMGMASEILSNHSRKPIFGYLAMIISLIGITVLAFLVWAHHMFVTGMSPFLGSIFVLLTLLIAVPSAVKVFNWLTTIWRGNIRFTNPMLFSLGFVSLFISGGLTGIFLGNSALDIHLHDTYFVVAHFHIVMGVSAFFGMFAGIYHWFPKMFGRFMNKTLGYIHFFITFIGAYLIFWPMHYEGIAGMPRRYYDYSAWESFKQFDSLNGFISIVVIVVFFAQLLFVVNFFASIWRGRKVTVQNPWGSPTLEWTTPINPGHGNWEGEIPTVHRWAYDYKDDGNGNDFIAQTVPLKDGEEAH